One region of Stigmatella erecta genomic DNA includes:
- a CDS encoding SDR family oxidoreductase has product MPRNPDPRTAGPQTPFPEQTQSHPGIEARMSPAPDYGEDSYKGLGRMKDRVALVTGGDSGIGRAVCLAFAREGADVAFGYLNEHEDAQKTQRIIEGAGRQVLAMPGDLALEAHCRELVESTVKRFGRIDVLVNNAAFQGKAVEKFEELEAERIERAFRVNILAMFHLVRLALPHMKPGGSIINVASVQAYQPSAPILDYASTKGAIVTFTKGLAQSLIERGIRVNSVAPGPVWTPIIPQSYEGEKVQKFGENTPMGRPAQPAELAPSFVFLACDESRYVNGEILGVTGGKVLA; this is encoded by the coding sequence ATGCCCCGCAATCCTGATCCCCGCACCGCTGGCCCCCAGACGCCCTTTCCCGAGCAGACCCAGTCCCACCCCGGCATCGAGGCGCGCATGTCGCCGGCGCCCGACTACGGCGAGGACTCCTACAAGGGCCTGGGCCGCATGAAGGACCGGGTGGCGCTCGTCACCGGCGGGGACAGCGGCATTGGCCGCGCGGTGTGCCTGGCCTTCGCCCGCGAGGGCGCGGACGTGGCCTTCGGCTACCTCAACGAGCACGAGGACGCGCAGAAGACCCAGCGCATCATCGAGGGCGCGGGGCGCCAGGTGCTGGCGATGCCCGGGGACCTGGCCCTCGAGGCGCACTGCCGCGAGCTCGTGGAGAGCACGGTGAAGCGCTTTGGCCGCATCGACGTGCTGGTGAACAACGCCGCCTTCCAGGGCAAGGCGGTGGAGAAGTTCGAGGAGCTGGAGGCCGAGCGCATCGAGCGCGCCTTCCGGGTGAACATCCTGGCCATGTTCCACCTGGTGCGCCTGGCGCTGCCGCACATGAAGCCCGGCGGCTCCATCATCAACGTCGCCTCCGTGCAGGCGTATCAGCCCTCGGCGCCCATCCTCGACTACGCGAGCACCAAGGGCGCCATCGTCACCTTCACCAAGGGGCTCGCGCAGTCGCTCATCGAGCGAGGGATCCGCGTCAACTCCGTGGCCCCGGGCCCCGTGTGGACGCCCATCATCCCCCAGTCTTACGAGGGCGAGAAGGTGCAAAAGTTCGGTGAGAACACCCCCATGGGCCGCCCGGCGCAGCCCGCCGAGCTGGCGCCCTCTTTCGTGTTCCTCGCCTGCGATGAATCCCGCTACGTCAACGGTGAAATCCTCGGCGTGACGGGTGGAAAGGTGCTGGCATAG